Proteins encoded by one window of Rutidosis leptorrhynchoides isolate AG116_Rl617_1_P2 chromosome 7, CSIRO_AGI_Rlap_v1, whole genome shotgun sequence:
- the LOC139858403 gene encoding uncharacterized protein, which yields MMKSCELCKSTARIYCDSDQASLCWTCDTKVHSANFLVARHSRNLLCRVCQSPTPWTASGKKLGPSAVSVCDKCVAHGTSADREEEEDERHGTNDVDDVYDGDEDSEIELDTDDDDGDDDIQVVPLCFTPPPAASSSSSDDISVSVKRKRENVLITDLFSSEDDVNCCSEMRGKRATLYQFLPLSSEEKMRSSGDREEISGEKECEAVPVGMCKETTAVGLDLNLLDQN from the exons ATGATGAAATCGTGTGAGCTTTGCAAATCAACAGCCAGGATCTACTGTGACTCAGACCAGGCTAGCTTATGCTGGACCTGCGACACTAAAGTTCATTCCGCTAACTTCCTTGTAGCTAGGCATTCTAGAAACCTTCTCTGCCGTGTTTGCCAGTCTCCGACGCCGTGGACCGCCTCCGGCAAAAAACTCGGTCCTTCCGCCGTGTCGGTGTGCGATAAATGCGTTGCTCACGGTACTTCCGCTGaccgagaagaagaagaagatgaaagacATGGAACAAATGATGTTGATGACGTGTACGACGGTGATGAAGACAGTGAAATAGAGCTTGATACTGATGATGACGACGGAGATGATGATATTCAGGTGGTGCCGTTGTGTTTTACGCCGCCTCCGGCGGCTAGTTCTTCCAGCAGTGACGATATTTCCGTTTCGGTTAAGCGAAAACGAGAGAATGTACTAATAACAGATCTCTTTTCTTCTGAG GATGATGTGAACTGCTGTTCGGAGATGAGAGGTAAGAGAGCGACATTATATCAGTTTCTGCCGTTGAGTTCGGAGGAGAAAATGAGGAGTTCCGGTGACCGGGAAGAGATCTCCGGCGAAAAAGAGTGTGAAGCGGTGCCGGTTGGTATGTGTAAAGAAACGACAGCCGTTGGATTAGACCTCAACCTATTAGATCAAAATTAG